One region of Pseudomonas glycinae genomic DNA includes:
- a CDS encoding DUF637 domain-containing protein — protein MDFRQLAFLASQPSAAVKNREHFWGMPKRGLAFLLANVMFWQPMWAQADGIVVSAPGTTLDRAGNGVPIINIATPNGAGLSHNQFHDYNVDAQGLILNNATSRTQLTQMGGIILGNPNLRAAAAQTILNEVNGGSPSQLRGYTEVAGQSARVIVANPYGISCNGCGFINTPRVTLTTGKPVLDGAGRLDRFQVDQGSVSIDGKGLDASAVDSFEIITRSAQINAQIHAKRLNITTGRNDVNAETLNATARADDGSAKPQLAIDSSALGGMYAGAIKLVGTEAGVGVKLAGELAASAGDIQIDANGQLTLAKVTASNAVDIKAKGLEAQQSVYAGTQLAVQTAQDLVNQQSLAARDSVRLTSGGKLVNSGVIEAGVNADNSRNSNGDLTLNSGTVSNRGSVLASRSLSASAAGGFDNQNGIVQAKNVALSATRLVNQGTDARIYGETSLAFNVPAIVNLSGLIRFADGQAATLSVDNLDNRKGRIEIAGGSLKLNARALHNDDGKIIAGRLDIDTRQLNNAGGLIAASQSDTKVVALERLDNGKGKIQAKTDLVVSGAELLNQGGTLAADSIRITGTRLDNSSKGVISAENGNVDLTLDQDLDNHDGKVQASKHLNVAAQRIDNRNASLTGKTLGLTSRGKLDNTQGTISSDDSVLASEDLDNTQGLIQGNTTLNLTARDLDNTNGQLLGGVVDATLDNLTSNDKGTISAEAGKLTLVVNKHLNNALGRLQASQGDVDIHADSVDNRKGVVAAQQLLLVARNGHIDNRGGRVIGDRLDLQAASLDNGEGGLLAAGVDGARLILKQTVAGQSQLLNQKGRIQSDADLYIESDTVDNRAGVLLGKTIEVNAIELNNSDKGGIVGTGGDITLKIAGVFKNVTGVVDAAEQHLLLEQLVELDNRGGTLRGQRLDITSTSIDNRDAGQIIAGSDGLKIVGSTVLNQQGAILANGSHAELALGTGNLQNQGGTLQADTLDITSADLDNSAVNGKAGLISSLLGDLKLTVTRLTNRAGKIFGKDQVVFDGTSLDNTGGEISGNRLGLEAVSQILNQGGLIESATDLKLIGGQLNNSAGGQIRALGGASSQIKLTGNLNNQNGVIEIGSHDLELAGAQLNNLSGNVRHAAQGLFDLDLSNLTGSQGSLTGLGKGVWDIASVNGVGTWQLNGGLTYTSTQGLTLNAGDRIASASSLKLNVASLENAGELASDGDLTLSLGGNLINSGRVSAKQKLVIGANDLIQRDGRLVSGGDTELTLRGTLDNLGRLIANQNLTVSAARIDNKGTLGAQGNLLFNATNGISNGPDTLLFSGGTMELHGNSLSNFYGDIYSRGKLTFDAVGGGRASSFSNLSGTIEGEGDIDINAVSFENAKAEFEMTSGQSSGSLSWVCGQHCGGGDGWKRGTITITTDFNDQVLKDSRAARFVAGKNLTIHANNVENRYSLLAANGDLTVSADSLLNQGAVSRSGHRVVKIGTPGHIDNSLWDKMEFIDIPAFNAAVAAGNFDEERFNELVSRSSDSRFSQMSDVTTWDENGNNVYSAVLQAGGKVKLDVAHSIQNGTLYDNTYDQLTGKLSSDQTTSVGGININLGKHSTDASAQAPKDVTRIERVDADGVKQISFVPVDFKGVPFAAVDPTASSTFRLPKGPYGMFVQSSNPQSRYLIETNPELTQSAPFMSSDYLLGKLDFSADEAARRLGDGRYETRLISDAVMAQTGQRFLAGGLNNDYEQFRYLMDNALASKNELNLSVGVSLTSEQVAALTHDIVWMEERVVDGQKVLVPVLYLAQAESRNVRGGSLIQGRDLELMAGNDLVNVGTLQATKDLSVDVKGSLYQGGLVEANERITLMASDSIRNALAGEIRGNQVSLTSLKGDIVNDRTAVAVRDGNGMRTLVDDGGNISARDTLTIKSGRDLVNSSSISSGGDATLSATRDINLLATRNESELHESFDGGHRSVITTTVENLGSSVKSGGNLKLDAGRDLNVVASTAEAKGNLTADAKRDIYLSSAGDEHNLETHSKDGKKRVHEEDNHTVQKAAEFIAGGDVKTNSGRDTTLVASKISAGNEAYVYAGNDLNLLAAQNKDYTLYDMKEKGGFGNLKLQRDEVTQITHVGTEIKTGGNLSLVSKGDQTYQVAKLDSGKDIILDSGGSITFEGVKDLHDESHTKTNNNAAWVSAKGRGNTDETLRQTQMIAKGNIVLKAVDGLKIDIKDVNQESVSQTIDTMVKADPQLAWLKDAEARGDVDWRRVKEIHESFKYSNSGLGPASQMIIAIIMAAFVGPAAFTALSASMGTAWAAGLAAVAAGAATNATTSFINNGGNLGAVFADVTSPDALKGYVISGVTAGLMSEYLTKLTGLKYEPNTGKLLGPSLATWEGVGRFAGSQIIQGGTSALITKAVGGDASVADVLKTALFNTVAAFSFNLVGDLTQGVVGDGSASKVIIHAAVGGLLSEMTGGDFATGALAAGANEALVVEMNKWFKGNPELLLMGSQIVGVLSATALGNTDQESLEVASWITNNATQYNFLNHQQVDDLVKDLKGCRTAQDPAACRQKVKDEYAKLSAKTSGNELFKCEGFAECNGQTTAAEGGTLALEDYDANGALNAEERGIVQDFQDSNHTDELNSAHKTMLGDHAEIAGTVLTAGLGTAANAVGRTETALVGEAAGTSVVSRTETTLVGETAGTGVIGRTETHLPGVVADTKTVATPGVTSSGGAAGTGTIGRPNTTFQSDAADSGNQFFAPITKLLDDARSQLDIFIGSFTGKFKPATAIGAVDPWTGKVVASSNGPVPDIIAPELKAYAERLGGLGVKTACGNTLGRCAEFRAANELLLNNPHLKLKDIKFTSAIRPRTGEVIPRCQNCINMFGEE, from the coding sequence GTACGCCGGGGCAATCAAACTGGTCGGGACCGAGGCCGGTGTCGGCGTAAAACTGGCAGGCGAACTGGCGGCGAGCGCAGGCGATATCCAGATCGACGCCAATGGCCAACTGACGCTGGCCAAAGTCACGGCCAGCAATGCGGTCGACATCAAAGCCAAGGGTCTCGAAGCCCAGCAGTCCGTTTACGCGGGCACGCAACTGGCGGTGCAAACCGCACAGGATCTGGTCAACCAGCAAAGCCTTGCCGCCAGGGACAGCGTTCGCCTGACCAGTGGCGGCAAACTGGTCAATTCCGGCGTGATCGAGGCCGGGGTGAATGCGGACAACAGCCGCAACAGCAATGGCGATCTCACCCTCAACAGCGGCACCGTGAGCAACCGTGGCAGTGTGTTGGCCAGTCGTTCGTTGAGCGCCAGTGCCGCCGGCGGATTCGATAACCAGAACGGTATCGTCCAGGCCAAAAATGTCGCGCTGAGCGCCACTCGCCTGGTCAACCAAGGTACTGACGCACGGATCTACGGCGAAACCAGTCTTGCTTTCAACGTCCCGGCCATCGTCAACCTCAGCGGCTTGATCCGCTTCGCCGATGGCCAGGCGGCAACGCTCTCCGTTGATAATCTGGACAACCGCAAAGGCCGGATTGAAATCGCCGGCGGTAGTTTGAAACTCAATGCGCGGGCGCTGCACAACGACGACGGCAAGATCATCGCCGGACGTCTGGATATCGATACCCGACAACTCAATAACGCTGGCGGCCTGATTGCTGCAAGCCAAAGCGACACCAAAGTCGTTGCCCTCGAGCGTCTGGACAACGGCAAAGGCAAGATCCAGGCAAAGACCGACCTCGTCGTATCGGGTGCGGAGCTGCTCAATCAGGGCGGTACGTTGGCCGCCGATTCGATTCGGATCACCGGCACTCGGCTGGACAACAGCAGCAAGGGTGTCATCAGTGCCGAAAACGGCAATGTTGATCTGACGCTGGATCAGGATCTCGACAACCACGACGGCAAGGTGCAGGCATCGAAGCATTTGAACGTCGCGGCCCAGCGCATCGACAACCGCAATGCCAGCCTGACCGGTAAAACACTTGGGCTCACCAGTCGCGGCAAACTCGACAATACCCAAGGCACGATTTCATCCGATGACAGCGTGCTGGCCAGCGAAGACCTGGACAACACTCAGGGCCTGATTCAGGGCAACACGACCCTGAACCTGACCGCACGCGATCTGGACAACACCAACGGCCAACTGCTCGGCGGTGTTGTCGATGCGACGCTGGACAATCTCACCAGCAATGACAAAGGCACTATCAGCGCCGAAGCCGGCAAGCTCACACTGGTCGTCAACAAGCACCTGAACAATGCCTTGGGTCGACTGCAAGCCAGCCAGGGTGATGTAGATATTCACGCCGACAGTGTCGACAACCGCAAAGGCGTGGTGGCTGCGCAACAATTGCTGTTGGTCGCTCGCAATGGCCACATCGACAACCGTGGCGGGCGGGTGATCGGCGATCGCCTTGACCTGCAAGCCGCCAGCCTCGACAACGGCGAGGGCGGTCTGTTGGCGGCGGGTGTTGACGGCGCTCGGCTGATTCTCAAGCAAACCGTTGCCGGTCAGTCGCAACTGCTTAATCAAAAGGGCCGGATCCAGAGCGACGCTGACCTGTACATCGAAAGCGACACGGTCGACAACCGTGCCGGTGTCCTGCTGGGCAAAACCATTGAAGTCAACGCGATTGAACTGAACAACAGCGACAAGGGCGGCATCGTCGGCACGGGCGGTGACATTACGCTGAAAATCGCCGGGGTCTTCAAAAACGTCACGGGCGTGGTCGACGCCGCCGAGCAACACCTGCTGCTCGAACAACTGGTCGAACTCGACAATCGCGGCGGCACATTGCGCGGCCAGCGTCTGGACATCACCAGTACGTCCATCGACAACCGTGACGCGGGCCAGATCATTGCGGGCAGCGATGGTCTGAAAATCGTCGGCAGCACCGTGCTGAATCAGCAGGGCGCGATTCTCGCCAATGGCAGCCACGCAGAACTCGCGCTGGGCACCGGAAACCTGCAGAACCAGGGTGGCACGCTGCAGGCCGACACCCTCGACATCACCAGCGCCGACCTCGACAACAGCGCAGTCAATGGCAAGGCCGGTTTGATCTCCAGCCTGCTGGGTGATTTGAAGTTGACGGTGACACGTCTGACCAACCGCGCCGGCAAGATCTTCGGCAAAGACCAGGTCGTTTTCGATGGCACCAGCCTGGACAACACGGGCGGCGAGATCAGCGGCAATCGACTGGGCCTTGAAGCGGTCAGCCAGATTCTCAATCAGGGCGGCCTGATCGAGTCGGCGACGGACCTGAAACTGATCGGCGGCCAACTGAACAACAGCGCTGGCGGGCAGATTCGCGCACTGGGCGGCGCCTCCAGCCAGATCAAACTGACTGGCAACCTGAACAACCAGAACGGCGTCATCGAGATCGGCAGCCACGATCTGGAACTTGCCGGTGCCCAGCTCAACAACCTCAGCGGCAATGTTCGTCACGCCGCTCAAGGGCTGTTCGATCTGGACCTGAGCAACCTGACCGGCTCTCAAGGCAGCCTCACCGGCCTGGGCAAAGGCGTTTGGGATATCGCTTCGGTCAATGGCGTGGGCACCTGGCAACTGAATGGTGGCCTGACCTACACCAGCACGCAGGGGTTGACCCTCAACGCCGGGGATCGTATCGCCAGTGCCTCGTCGCTCAAACTGAATGTCGCAAGCCTGGAAAACGCCGGCGAACTGGCCAGCGACGGTGACCTTACGCTGAGCCTGGGTGGCAACCTGATCAACAGCGGACGGGTGTCCGCCAAACAGAAACTGGTTATCGGCGCCAACGACCTGATTCAGCGGGATGGCCGTCTGGTCAGCGGTGGCGACACCGAGCTGACACTGCGCGGCACGCTCGACAACCTGGGTCGACTGATTGCCAACCAGAACCTCACGGTTTCCGCTGCCCGAATCGACAACAAAGGCACGCTGGGCGCACAAGGCAATCTTCTGTTCAATGCCACCAACGGCATCAGCAACGGCCCTGACACGCTGCTGTTCAGCGGCGGCACGATGGAGCTGCACGGCAACAGCCTGAGCAACTTCTATGGCGATATCTACAGCCGCGGCAAGCTGACATTCGACGCTGTGGGCGGTGGCCGGGCCTCATCCTTCAGCAACCTGTCGGGCACCATTGAAGGTGAAGGTGACATCGACATCAACGCCGTTTCGTTTGAAAACGCCAAGGCCGAATTCGAGATGACCTCGGGGCAGTCGTCCGGCAGCCTGAGCTGGGTGTGTGGTCAGCATTGCGGCGGCGGTGACGGCTGGAAGCGCGGCACTATCACCATCACCACCGATTTCAACGACCAGGTCTTGAAGGACTCTCGCGCAGCACGGTTTGTCGCTGGCAAGAACCTCACCATTCATGCCAATAACGTCGAGAACCGCTACAGCCTGCTGGCCGCGAACGGCGATCTGACCGTGTCTGCCGACAGTCTGCTGAATCAGGGGGCCGTGTCGCGCTCGGGTCATCGGGTGGTGAAGATCGGTACTCCCGGGCACATCGACAACAGCCTCTGGGACAAGATGGAATTCATCGACATCCCGGCCTTCAACGCGGCGGTCGCCGCTGGCAACTTCGACGAGGAGCGCTTCAACGAACTGGTCAGCCGCTCCAGCGACTCACGCTTTTCGCAGATGAGTGACGTCACCACTTGGGATGAAAACGGCAACAACGTCTATTCGGCGGTGCTCCAGGCCGGTGGCAAAGTCAAACTGGACGTCGCTCACAGCATCCAGAACGGCACGCTCTACGACAACACCTACGATCAACTGACCGGCAAGCTCTCCAGCGATCAGACGACTTCGGTCGGCGGCATCAACATCAACCTGGGCAAGCACAGCACTGACGCCAGCGCCCAGGCGCCGAAAGACGTCACCCGGATCGAGCGCGTGGACGCCGATGGCGTGAAGCAGATCAGCTTTGTGCCTGTCGACTTCAAAGGCGTGCCGTTTGCCGCTGTGGATCCGACGGCGTCCTCGACATTCCGTCTGCCGAAAGGCCCGTACGGCATGTTCGTGCAGAGCTCGAACCCGCAGAGCCGTTACCTGATCGAAACCAACCCGGAGCTGACCCAATCCGCGCCGTTCATGAGTTCCGATTACCTGCTGGGCAAACTCGACTTCAGCGCCGATGAAGCGGCGCGCCGACTCGGCGATGGCCGCTACGAGACGCGACTGATCAGCGACGCAGTGATGGCCCAGACCGGTCAGCGCTTCCTCGCTGGTGGCCTGAACAACGATTACGAGCAGTTCCGTTATCTGATGGATAACGCGCTCGCCAGCAAGAATGAGCTGAACCTGTCGGTAGGCGTGAGCCTGACGTCCGAGCAGGTGGCGGCATTGACCCACGACATCGTCTGGATGGAAGAACGCGTTGTCGACGGTCAGAAAGTGCTGGTGCCGGTGCTCTATCTGGCCCAGGCCGAGTCACGCAACGTGCGTGGCGGCAGTCTGATTCAAGGTCGCGACCTGGAACTGATGGCGGGGAATGATCTGGTCAACGTCGGCACGTTGCAGGCGACCAAGGATCTGTCTGTCGACGTCAAAGGCAGTCTTTATCAGGGCGGGCTGGTCGAAGCCAACGAGCGCATCACGCTCATGGCCTCCGACAGCATTCGCAACGCATTGGCCGGCGAGATCCGGGGCAATCAGGTCAGCCTCACCAGCCTCAAGGGCGACATCGTCAACGATCGCACCGCCGTCGCCGTACGTGACGGCAACGGTATGCGCACCCTGGTGGACGACGGTGGCAACATCAGCGCACGCGACACGCTGACCATCAAGTCGGGCCGCGACCTCGTCAACTCGTCGTCCATCAGCAGCGGCGGCGACGCCACCCTGAGCGCCACTCGCGACATCAACCTGTTGGCGACGCGCAACGAAAGTGAACTGCACGAGTCGTTCGATGGCGGCCATCGCTCGGTCATCACCACCACCGTGGAAAACCTCGGCTCCAGCGTGAAAAGCGGCGGCAACCTGAAGCTCGACGCCGGCCGCGACCTCAATGTCGTGGCCAGCACCGCCGAGGCCAAGGGCAACCTGACCGCCGACGCCAAACGCGACATCTACCTGTCCTCGGCGGGCGACGAACACAACCTCGAAACCCACAGCAAGGACGGCAAGAAACGCGTTCACGAAGAAGACAACCACACTGTCCAGAAGGCTGCCGAGTTCATTGCCGGTGGCGATGTCAAGACCAACTCCGGTCGCGATACGACGCTGGTTGCAAGCAAGATCAGCGCAGGCAATGAAGCCTATGTCTACGCGGGTAATGACCTGAATCTGCTGGCCGCGCAGAACAAGGACTACACCCTCTATGACATGAAGGAGAAGGGCGGCTTCGGCAACCTGAAACTACAGCGCGACGAAGTCACCCAGATCACCCACGTCGGCACCGAGATCAAGACCGGCGGCAATCTCTCGCTGGTCAGCAAGGGCGACCAGACCTATCAGGTGGCGAAGCTCGACAGCGGCAAGGACATCATCCTCGACAGTGGCGGCTCCATCACCTTTGAAGGGGTGAAGGATCTGCATGACGAGAGCCACACCAAAACCAACAACAACGCCGCGTGGGTATCCGCCAAAGGCCGCGGCAATACCGACGAAACCCTGCGCCAGACCCAGATGATTGCCAAGGGCAACATCGTGCTGAAGGCGGTTGATGGGCTGAAGATTGATATCAAGGATGTGAACCAGGAGTCGGTCAGCCAGACCATCGACACCATGGTCAAGGCCGATCCGCAGTTGGCGTGGCTGAAGGATGCTGAAGCGCGGGGGGATGTTGATTGGCGGCGAGTGAAGGAGATTCACGAGTCGTTCAAATACAGCAACTCGGGTCTTGGTCCGGCCTCGCAGATGATCATTGCAATCATCATGGCAGCCTTTGTCGGCCCCGCTGCGTTTACCGCACTGAGTGCGAGTATGGGGACAGCCTGGGCTGCTGGCCTTGCCGCAGTCGCGGCGGGAGCAGCTACGAATGCAACAACCAGCTTCATCAACAATGGCGGAAATCTCGGGGCTGTTTTTGCGGACGTCACTTCACCCGATGCATTGAAGGGCTACGTCATTTCCGGCGTGACAGCCGGATTGATGTCTGAGTACCTGACTAAGTTGACGGGTTTGAAATACGAACCTAACACCGGAAAGTTGCTTGGGCCGTCATTGGCGACATGGGAAGGCGTCGGCAGATTCGCGGGAAGCCAGATAATTCAAGGCGGTACCTCCGCGCTGATCACCAAGGCAGTGGGAGGCGATGCAAGCGTCGCTGACGTGTTGAAAACCGCCCTTTTCAATACGGTAGCGGCGTTCAGTTTCAACCTGGTAGGGGATCTTACCCAAGGCGTTGTTGGTGATGGTTCCGCCAGCAAAGTCATCATTCACGCGGCAGTGGGCGGGTTATTGTCCGAAATGACTGGCGGGGATTTCGCGACAGGCGCATTGGCGGCTGGTGCGAACGAAGCGCTTGTTGTTGAGATGAACAAGTGGTTCAAGGGTAATCCTGAATTATTGCTGATGGGGTCGCAGATTGTTGGGGTGTTGTCGGCTACTGCGCTGGGCAATACGGACCAAGAGTCATTGGAGGTCGCGTCTTGGATTACGAACAACGCGACTCAGTACAACTTCCTGAATCACCAGCAGGTCGACGACCTCGTCAAGGACCTCAAGGGGTGTAGGACCGCTCAAGATCCAGCTGCCTGCCGACAAAAGGTGAAAGATGAATATGCCAAATTAAGCGCAAAAACCAGCGGTAATGAATTGTTCAAGTGCGAGGGATTCGCCGAGTGCAATGGCCAAACGACCGCTGCTGAAGGTGGGACGCTGGCGCTGGAGGACTATGACGCTAACGGAGCTTTAAATGCCGAAGAGCGTGGGATCGTCCAGGATTTCCAGGATTCAAACCACACAGACGAACTGAATTCTGCCCACAAAACGATGTTGGGTGATCATGCGGAAATTGCTGGGACGGTGCTCACAGCAGGTTTGGGTACTGCAGCAAATGCCGTTGGTCGGACCGAGACAGCCTTAGTAGGTGAGGCTGCGGGAACCAGTGTTGTTAGTCGGACCGAGACCACCTTGGTAGGTGAGACTGCAGGTACTGGCGTTATAGGCCGGACTGAGACTCACCTGCCAGGTGTAGTTGCCGATACAAAAACTGTTGCCACGCCTGGGGTGACATCGTCAGGAGGAGCAGCAGGTACTGGCACTATAGGGCGACCGAATACAACGTTCCAAAGTGATGCCGCAGACTCAGGCAATCAGTTCTTTGCCCCGATAACAAAGCTTCTCGATGACGCTCGAAGTCAGCTGGATATTTTTATTGGGTCATTCACTGGTAAGTTTAAGCCCGCGACAGCCATTGGGGCTGTAGATCCTTGGACAGGGAAAGTTGTGGCTTCTTCGAATGGTCCGGTACCGGATATAATCGCACCAGAACTCAAGGCATATGCAGAGCGTTTGGGTGGTTTGGGTGTGAAAACAGCTTGCGGAAATACGTTGGGACGTTGCGCAGAGTTCAGAGCAGCAAACGAGTTGCTTCTGAATAATCCGCATCTAAAGCTTAAGGATATAAAGTTTACATCCGCAATCAGGCCTAGAACCGGTGAGGTAATTCCTCGTTGTCAAAACTGCATCAACATGTTCGGAGAAGAATGA
- a CDS encoding LLM class flavin-dependent oxidoreductase, which produces MKFSLFVHMERWDESVSHRQLFEDLTELTLMAEAGGFSTVWIGEHHAMEYTISPSPMPLLAYLAAKTTTIHLGAGTIIAPFWHPLRVAGECALLDVISNGRMEVGLARGAYQVEFDRMAGGMPASSGGQALREMVPVVRALWQGDYAHNGEIWKFPTSTSVPKPIQKPNPPMWIAARDPDSHNFAVANGCNVMVTPLMKGDEEVLDLKNKFQTALDNNPDVPRPQLMVLRHTHVHSADDPEGWKVGAKAISRFYRTFDAWFGNKEVPVNGFLAPSPEEKFAGRPEFELESLHKTAMIGTPEEIIPRIKYYQELGVDEFSFWCDNSLPHAEKKKSLELFIKHVVPAFR; this is translated from the coding sequence ATGAAATTTTCCCTGTTCGTACACATGGAACGCTGGGACGAAAGCGTCAGCCACCGTCAACTGTTCGAAGACCTGACCGAACTGACGTTGATGGCCGAGGCCGGTGGTTTCAGCACCGTGTGGATCGGCGAACACCACGCGATGGAATACACCATCTCGCCGAGCCCGATGCCGCTGCTGGCCTACCTCGCGGCCAAAACCACCACGATTCACCTGGGCGCCGGCACCATCATCGCGCCGTTCTGGCACCCGCTGCGGGTCGCCGGTGAATGCGCCCTGCTCGACGTGATCAGCAATGGCCGGATGGAAGTGGGCCTGGCGCGTGGCGCCTATCAGGTGGAATTCGACCGCATGGCCGGCGGCATGCCCGCCTCAAGCGGCGGTCAGGCGCTACGGGAAATGGTCCCGGTGGTCCGCGCCCTGTGGCAAGGCGACTATGCCCACAACGGCGAGATCTGGAAATTCCCCACCTCCACCAGCGTGCCGAAACCGATCCAGAAGCCCAACCCGCCGATGTGGATCGCCGCCCGCGATCCGGACTCGCACAACTTCGCCGTGGCCAACGGCTGCAACGTAATGGTCACGCCATTGATGAAGGGCGATGAAGAAGTCCTCGACCTGAAAAATAAGTTCCAGACTGCGCTGGACAACAACCCCGACGTGCCGCGCCCGCAACTGATGGTGCTGCGTCATACCCACGTGCACTCGGCGGATGATCCGGAAGGCTGGAAGGTCGGCGCGAAAGCCATCTCACGGTTCTATCGCACGTTCGATGCGTGGTTCGGCAACAAGGAAGTGCCGGTGAACGGCTTCCTCGCACCGAGCCCGGAAGAAAAGTTTGCCGGGCGTCCGGAGTTTGAACTGGAGAGCCTGCACAAGACGGCGATGATCGGCACACCCGAAGAGATCATTCCGCGGATCAAGTACTACCAGGAACTGGGGGTGGATGAGTTCAGCTTCTGGTGTGACAACAGCTTGCCGCATGCGGAGAAGAAGAAGTCGCTGGAGCTGTTTATCAAGCATGTGGTGCCGGCGTTCAGATAG